One stretch of Sander lucioperca isolate FBNREF2018 chromosome 13, SLUC_FBN_1.2, whole genome shotgun sequence DNA includes these proteins:
- the ammecr1 gene encoding AMME syndrome candidate gene 1 protein isoform X1 → MGRKRCVGADCSKMAAGCCGVKKQKLSGSPGSGGPGGVGIGNGVAGTGHCGSELGIGSSATVAAAANVIRANGLGGPGGSVSSSSSSSSSSSGGGSNALSPAQAGYTSSGLSPNLSSGPGSGGGSRKMVVSAEMCCFCFDVLYCHLYGYQPPRTPRFTNDPYPLFVTWKIGRDKRLRGCIGTFSAMNLHSGLREYTLTSALKDSRFPPMTRDELPRLFCSVSLLTNFEDVGDYLDWEVGVHGIRIEFFNEKGSKRTATYLPEVAKEQGWDHIQTIDSLLRKGGYKAPITNDFRKTIKLTRYRSEKLTMGYAEYIAHRQHHHYQNGIGHPLPPYNHYS, encoded by the exons ATGGGTCGGAAGCGGTGTGTCGGTGCAGATTgttccaagatggcggccgGGTGCTGCGGGGTGAAGAAGCAGAAGCTATCGGGATCGCCCGGGTCGGGGGGTCCCGGTGGGGTGGGGATAGGAAACGGGGTGGCAGGAACCGGACATTGTGGCTCGGAGTTGGGGATTGGCTCCTCCGCGACCGTTGCAGCAGCGGCGAACGTGATCAGAGCCAACGGCCTGGGGGGACCCGGGGGTAGcgttagcagcagcagcagtagtagcagcagcagcagcggcggcgGCTCCAACGCTCTGTCCCCAGCCCAGGCCGGTTACACTTCATCCGGCCTCTCCCCAAATCTCAGCTCGGGACCTGGTTCGGGGGGTGGAAGCAGAAAAATGGTCGTCTCAGCGGAGATGTGCTGCTTCTGTTTTGACGTGCTTTATTGCCACCTCTACGGATACCAGCCTCCAAGAACACCCAGGTTTACAAATGATCCCTA ccCGCTGTTTGTCACATGGAAAATAGGCAGAGACAAGCGGTTGCGAGGTTGTATAGGTACATTTTCTGCCATGAATCTGCACTCAGGACTCAGGGAGTACACCCTTACCAG TGCCCTTAAAGACAGCCGCTTCCCCCCTATGACAAGGGATGAGCTGCCTCGCCTCTTCTGCTCAGTGTCTCTTCTCACCAACTTTGAAGACGTCGGGGATTACCTTGACTGGGAG GTGGGTGTTCACGGTATAAGGATAGagtttttcaatgaaaaaggATCAAAGCGCACCGCCACCTACCTACCAGAGGTTGCAAAGGAGCAAG GTTGGGACCACATTCAAACCATAGATTCCTTACTACGAAAGGGAGGTTACAAAGCCCCCATCACAAATGACTTCAGGAAGACCATTAAGTTAACCAG GTACCGTAGCGAGAAGTTGACAATGGGTTATGCAGAGTACATCGCCCACCGCCAGCACCATCACTACCAGAATGGCATTGGGCACCCTCTACCACCCTACAACCATTATTCCTGA
- the ammecr1 gene encoding AMME syndrome candidate gene 1 protein isoform X2, whose amino-acid sequence MGRKRCVGADCSKMAAGCCGVKKQKLSGSPGSGGPGGVGIGNGVAGTGHCGSELGIGSSATVAAAANVIRANGLGGPGGSVSSSSSSSSSSSGGGSNALSPAQAGYTSSGLSPNLSSGPGSGGGSRKMVVSAEMCCFCFDVLYCHLYGYQPPRTPRFTNDPYALKDSRFPPMTRDELPRLFCSVSLLTNFEDVGDYLDWEVGVHGIRIEFFNEKGSKRTATYLPEVAKEQGWDHIQTIDSLLRKGGYKAPITNDFRKTIKLTRYRSEKLTMGYAEYIAHRQHHHYQNGIGHPLPPYNHYS is encoded by the exons ATGGGTCGGAAGCGGTGTGTCGGTGCAGATTgttccaagatggcggccgGGTGCTGCGGGGTGAAGAAGCAGAAGCTATCGGGATCGCCCGGGTCGGGGGGTCCCGGTGGGGTGGGGATAGGAAACGGGGTGGCAGGAACCGGACATTGTGGCTCGGAGTTGGGGATTGGCTCCTCCGCGACCGTTGCAGCAGCGGCGAACGTGATCAGAGCCAACGGCCTGGGGGGACCCGGGGGTAGcgttagcagcagcagcagtagtagcagcagcagcagcggcggcgGCTCCAACGCTCTGTCCCCAGCCCAGGCCGGTTACACTTCATCCGGCCTCTCCCCAAATCTCAGCTCGGGACCTGGTTCGGGGGGTGGAAGCAGAAAAATGGTCGTCTCAGCGGAGATGTGCTGCTTCTGTTTTGACGTGCTTTATTGCCACCTCTACGGATACCAGCCTCCAAGAACACCCAGGTTTACAAATGATCCCTA TGCCCTTAAAGACAGCCGCTTCCCCCCTATGACAAGGGATGAGCTGCCTCGCCTCTTCTGCTCAGTGTCTCTTCTCACCAACTTTGAAGACGTCGGGGATTACCTTGACTGGGAG GTGGGTGTTCACGGTATAAGGATAGagtttttcaatgaaaaaggATCAAAGCGCACCGCCACCTACCTACCAGAGGTTGCAAAGGAGCAAG GTTGGGACCACATTCAAACCATAGATTCCTTACTACGAAAGGGAGGTTACAAAGCCCCCATCACAAATGACTTCAGGAAGACCATTAAGTTAACCAG GTACCGTAGCGAGAAGTTGACAATGGGTTATGCAGAGTACATCGCCCACCGCCAGCACCATCACTACCAGAATGGCATTGGGCACCCTCTACCACCCTACAACCATTATTCCTGA